In one window of Dermochelys coriacea isolate rDerCor1 chromosome 3, rDerCor1.pri.v4, whole genome shotgun sequence DNA:
- the LOC119852624 gene encoding cytochrome P450 2B4-like, protein MEEVNKVFNMFPFLWFLPGNHKTVFNNLEELYSFIQQTFIKHLKQLDPNDQRSFIDTFLIRQQEEISNPNSHFKNENLQSLVSNLFRAGMETTSTTLRWGLLLMMKYPAIQKKVQEIERVIGSAQLRYEHRTQMPYTDTVIHEIQRFANILPMSLAHETIEDVRFNGYVIPKVSF, encoded by the exons ATGGAAGAAGTCAACAAG GTGTTCAATATGTTTCCCTTCCTTTGGTTCCTACCAGGAAATCACAAGACTGTCTTTAATAATCTGGAAGAACTGTACTCCTTTATTCAGCAGACTTTCATCAAACACCTGAAGCAATTAGATCCCAATGACCAGAGAAGTTTCATTGATACCTTTCTCATCAGGCAGCAGGAG GAAATATCTAATCCCAATTCCCATTTCAAAAATGAGAATTTGCAAAGCCTGGTGAGTAATCTGTTCAGGGCTGGGATGGAAACAACTTCCACCACACTCCGCTGGGGCCTTTTGCTTATGATGAAATACCCAGCCATTCAGA AAAAAGTCCAAGAGATCGAAAGAGTTATAGGATCTGCCCAGCTTCGTTATGAACATCGGACACAAATGCCATATACGGACACAGTCATCCATGAAATTCAGAGGTTTGCTAATATCTTGCCAATGAGCTTAGCTCATGAGACTATTGAGGATGTCAGATTTAATGGCTATGTTATTCCTAAAGTAAGTTTTTAA
- the GLYATL3 gene encoding glycine N-acyltransferase-like protein 3: MLVLNCSLKLQMLEKMLMQNFPESDKVYGAVLNINRGNPFRKEVVVDLWPDLKIVITMRQTEDEMDDLDHYTNAYAVFYKDLRTYQELLANTDIINWEQIFQIQGLPAATPLQPEPAAAATALAARMDPAPRLAYLDVSHTSLLNETWSRGGNK, encoded by the exons ATGCTGGTGCTGAACTGTTCCTTGAAACTGCAGATGCTGGAGAAAATGTTAATGCAGAACTTCCCCGAATCGGACAAG GTTTATGGAGCAGTGCTGAATATCAACAGAGGCAATCCCTTCAGGAAGGAAGTGGTAGTGGATTTGTGGCCAGATCTCAAAATTGTCATCACCATGCGGCAGACGGAG GATGAGATGGATGACCTTGACCATTACACCAATGCCTATGCAGTTTTCTATAAGGACCTACGGACTTACCAGGAGCTACTGGCCAACACAGATATCATCAACTGGGAACAGATCTTTCAGATCCAAG GACTGCCAGCCGCCACGCCactgcagccagagccagccGCTGCAGCCACAGCACTGGCGgcacg GATGGACCCTGCACCAAGATTGGCTTACCTTGATGTCTCTCATACCAGCCTGCTGAATGAAACCTGGTCGCGGGGAGGCAACAAGTAA